From a single Miscanthus floridulus cultivar M001 chromosome 8, ASM1932011v1, whole genome shotgun sequence genomic region:
- the LOC136475607 gene encoding uncharacterized protein, with translation MIWVLFIMQLASHGTQTEETMQSVPHCDHAEVSDSQPTSSQLNLIERSTEHLASSEINPVSVDGDNENIDANEETHLVIQDVPQCRICLDNEGDDLIAPCRCKGTQKYVHRSCLDNWRSTKEGFAFSHCTECRAAFFLRANVPPDRWWLRLKFQLLVVRDHTLIFFIVQLVVAFMGMVVYRFYGDELREMFGYEEHPYAFYAMAILAIVLVGLLYGFFIAIICGQRITERHYHVLAKQELTKEYIVEDLEGADQVPDLDPNHVTELKILGLY, from the exons ATGATTTGGGTGTTGTTTATCATGCAGTTGGCTTCTCATGGCACTCAAACAGAAGAAACAATGCAGTCTGTCCCCCACTGTGATCACGCAGAAGTGTCGGATTCGCAGCCAACAAGTTCACAACTAAACCTGATAGAGAGATCAACGGAGCATCTAGCCTCATCTGAAATCAATCCAGTTAGTGTTGATGGTGACAATGAAAATATTGATGCCAATGAAGAAACTCACCTTGTTATTCAAGACGTTCCTCAGTGCCGGATTTGCCTTGATAATGAAG GTGATGACTTGATTGCGCCCTGCCGTTGCAAGGGAACACAGAAGTATGTCCATAGGTCCTGTCTTGATAACTGGAGATCAACAAAG GAAGGTTTTGCATTTTCACATTGCACTGAATGTCGAGCTGCATTCTTTCTTCGTGCAAATGTTCCTCCAGATCGATGGTGGTTAAGATTGAAGTTTCAACTTTTGGTTGTTAGGGATCACACATTGATCTTCTTTATTGTGCAACTG GTAGTTGCTTTCATGGGTATGGTGGTTTACAGATTTTATGGAGATGAACTGCGAGAAATGTTTGGTTATGAAGAGCACCCATATGCTTTCTATGCTATGGCGA TATTGGCTATTGTTTTGGTTGGTTTGCTGTATGGGTTCTTCATTGCTATAATATGTGGACAGAGGATAACTGAGCGGCATTACCATGTTCTTGCAAAGCAAGAGTTAACCAAG GAGTATATTGTAGAGGATCTTGAAGGAGCTGACCAAGTGCCAGACCTTGATCCTAACCATGTTACAGAGTTGAAGATATTAGGACTATATTGA
- the LOC136475608 gene encoding bZIP transcription factor 11-like, with product MASSSGSGSGSGCSGSLSAATAAGTEEELRALMEQRRAKRMLSNRESARRSRMRKQRHLDELTTQAAHLRRENAHVATALGLTTQGLLAVDAENAVLRTQAAELAARLGSLNDILACMNTNAAAAVGAVAVSVSLTAAAAASSDPYLAFDGATALDDLLRSCPENMYQLC from the coding sequence ATGGCTTCCTCCAgtgggagcgggagcgggagcgggtgCTCGGGCTCTCtctcggcggcgacggcggcgggcacgGAGGAGGAGCTGCGCGCGCTCATGGAGCAGCGCCGCGCCAAGCGGATGCTGTCCAACCGCGAGTCCGCGCGCCGGTCGCGGATGCGCAAGCAGCGCCACCTCGACGAGCTCACCACGCAGGCCGCGCACCTGCGCCGCGAGAACGCGCACGTCGCCACCGCGCTCGGCCTCACCACGCAGGGCCTCCTCGCCGTCGACGCCGAGAACGCCGTCCTCCGCACCCAGGCCGCCGAGCTCGCCGCGCGCCTCGGCTCCCTCAACGACATCCTCGCCTGCATGAACACCAACGCCGCCGCGGCCGTCGGCGCCGTCGCCGTCTCCGTCTCCctcacagccgccgccgccgcctcctccgacCCCTACCTCGCCTTCGACGGCGCCACCGCCTTGGACGACCTCCTCAGATCCTGCCCCGAGAATATGTACCAGCTCTGCTAG